Proteins encoded in a region of the Leishmania panamensis strain MHOM/PA/94/PSC-1 chromosome 15 sequence genome:
- a CDS encoding hypothetical protein (TriTrypDB/GeneDB-style sysID: LpmP.15.0700) yields the protein MHSTEGGHPLPPKAATTADDSSCTLAARKAARPHSLLDLDDDVFNYICSYVPVDDLLRNVAAASHDTRRRTSASNALWQQLWVRYLLLFYNSLIPPTTTAASPALSPASPTLGLGSVALPDTMGTLHTATTTPPRHDSVWHLYHFRHSTEARPHVVQLEKLRLIREDITDPAAAESPISRRTFNQVKTSAIHAQLLSFAQACATQPVAWNLTYMTPVSTPSSDSPPVIDRGEGVTQCENLAQRSAWLAHKQQQRQTDRLQRVLHFLLSASDHRPRFHDQLWGDTDEAEKAFIRYAQAEAEPTASKSDKQQNTPSSLSHSVAAPLSLPVRLRPMSWLDQETSVKVLLFDDDTRSIGDAVAVQEERSKLLDSITQNWRIAYASHFYPRETDGNDSGSPLRHLPVSSPPASATAAATVGGGAARPRSNAERDRQQQEPVNGGRATWEQVYRRFRDGNSGTTRGAAGIQQRAATRTREVGSNDDATIPSSGNPLFDMHLLGYEKRKQVYAAMLASTVEVPDGMGVFFGTCVSESFLRWWCCRNQRRMEASQAPAASPTDAVGYDRGGLPARRHIVLAPFTTPGGDTFPPPSLWVVQVAVRDPRASIKRNEATAESVTYSSSYSDVATTASSASSYTFASPSISFTEEREEESHPVAAEGTRVLETAYAAAAGEEPASPSRPPPTLLHHVPVAVLFPLPHMLTYWFMMHHVSFYSHQVYRRMGGDQELTIAVWSRILSPTGHSAECRLFYSLRCATFPRMFTKMMFTPGVLPSLTLPDKMTKCLPYCSSPSSSSAWDSYSPADTDSDGGGTSGSSSISTDKRPVDSRQIYELFWTGFGRVEVDSGPTISRSNMVRLRIALGLPLHFPMGLLWNVVMFASGIGPLILKEHQHSLHLNYSKTFTDIVAGEFGELACYGLGAQLSSRRNDVTAMANPLDAEMAAMQGRHTIAIVAPTVGQGLAVRTTDDNDREAHQADVQASSEPIPADHNTPSTTVPPTDVANWSGDLNSDFSNDEDYWSRPGSDTSASEHF from the coding sequence ATGCACTCCACGGAGGGGGGCCATCCCCTGCCCCCCAAAGCTGCTACAACAGCAGACGACTCGTCATGCACGCTGGCAGCACGGAAGGCTGCACGACCGCACAGTCTCCTTGACCTGGACGATGACGTTTTCAACTATATCTGCTCCTACGTGCCAGTCGATGACCTTCTTCGCAATGTAGCTGCCGCCAGCCATGACACACGGCGCCGCACTTCAGCCAGCAATGCCCTCTGGCAGCAGTTGTGGGTGCGTtatttgcttctcttctacAACTCCTTGATTCCGCcgacaacgacagcagccaGCCCAGCGTTGTCGCCAGCATCACCGACTCTAGGATTGGGGTCAGTGGCGCTGCCAGACACGATGGGCACGCTTCACACCGCCACTACCACGCCACCCAGGCATGATAGCGTCTGGCACCTCTATCACTTTCGCCACTCCACAGAAGCGAGACCACACGTGGTGCAGCTCGAGAAGCTCCGCCTTATACGCGAAGATATCACCGacccggcggcagcagaatCGCCTATCTCACGCCGCACCTTCAACCAAGTAAAAACGTCGGCCAttcatgcgcagctgctaAGCTTTGCTCAGGCGTGTGCTACGCAGCCCGTGGCATGGAATCTCACGTACATGACACCCGTGtctactccctcctccgACTCCCCGCCGGTCATTGACCGAGGTGAAGGGGTGACACAGTGCGAAAACTTGGCGCAGCGTAGTGCCTGGCTTGCGCAtaagcagcaacagcgacagaCGGATCGGCTACAGCGGGTACTgcacttccttctctccgcGAGCGATCATCGGCCCCGCTTTCACGACCAACTCTGGGGGGACACCGACGAGGCTGAAAAAGCGTTTATCCGCTATGCGCAGGCTGAGGCGGAGCCCACAGCCTCGAAGTCGGATAAGCAGCAAAACACACCGAGTTCGTTGTCACATTCAGTGGCAGCGCCACTTTCGCTGCCAGTGCGACTCCGCCCGATGAGCTGGCTCGACCAGGAGACCTCGGTGAAGGTCCTTCTCTTCGACGACGACACGCGCTCTATCGGCGACGCCGTagcggtgcaggaggagcgctCCAAGCTGCTAGACTCCATCACACAGAACTGGCGTATCGCCTACGCCTCGCACTTTTACCCCAGAGAGACGGACGGCAATGACTCGGGAAGTCCTCTGCGGCATCTCCCTGTGTCTTCCCCGCCCGCCTCCGctacggcagcggcaacagtgggtggaggcgcagcgcggcCTCGGTCCAATGCTGAGCGcgaccgccagcagcaggagccgGTCAACGGAGGACGCGCCACATGGGAGCAGGTGTACCGTCGCTTCCGGGATGGTAACAGCGGCACCACCCGTGGCGCCGCGGGTATACAACAGCGGGCAGCAACGCGGACAAGAGAGGTGggcagcaacgacgacgcAACCATTCCCTCCTCGGGCAATCCCCTCTTTGACATGCATCTTCTCGGCTACGAAAAGCGCAAGCAGGTGTACGCCGCCATGCTGGCCAGCACCGTCGAGGTGCCTGACGGCATGGGGGTGTTCTTTGGCACGTGTGTCTCCGAGTCCTTCTTGCGTTGGTGGTGCTGTCGGAACCAACGACGCATGGAGGCAAGCCAGGCACCCGCGGCTTCGCCAACCGACGCCGTCGGCTATGATCGCGGAGGGCTACCAGCCCGACGTCACATTGTCCTCGCTCCTTTTACCACCCCTGGCGGTGACACGtttccgccgccgtcgctttGGGTAGTGCAAGTGGCTGTCAGAGACCCGCGTGCCAGCATAAAAAGAAACGAGGCGACGGCTGAGTCCGTCACTTACAGCTCCTCTTACTCGGATGTAGCCACGACAGCGAGTAGCGCCAGCAGCTACACTTTCGCCTCGCCATCCATAAGCTTTacggaggaaagagaggaagaaagccATCCTGTCGCAGCAGAGGGCACAAGGGTGCTCGAGACAGCctatgccgctgccgcgggtGAAGAGCCAGCGTCTCCATCACGGCCACCGccaacgctgctgcaccacgtacctgtggcggtgctcttccctcttccccacatGCTCACGTACTGGTTCATGATGCACCATGTCTCCTTCTACAGTCATCAGGTATACAGGCGCATGGGGGGCGATCAGGAACTCACCATTGCCGTGTGGAGCCGTATCCTCAGCCCCACAGGGCACAGCGCCGAGTGTCGTCTCTTCTACTCGCTGCGATGTGCTACTTTTCCGCGCATGTTCACGAAGATGATGTTCACACCTGGGGTACTACCATCGCTGACACTGCCGGACAAGATGACGAAGTGCTTGCCGTACTGCTCCTCGCCGTCATCGTCTTCGGCATGGGACTCATATTCGCCTGCTGACACCGATAgtgatggtggcggcacGTCCGGGTCGTCGAGCATATCGACGGATAAAAGGCCGGTAGACAGTCGGCAAATCTACGAACTTTTCTGGACAGGCTTTGGGCGTGTGGAGGTGGATTCTGGGCCGACCATCTCGCGATCGAACATGGTGCGTCTGCGCATCGCACTCGGACTGCCGCTCCACTTCCCGATGGGGCTTCTTTGGAATGTGGTGATGTTTGCCTCAGGCATCGGCCCTCTCATTCTGAAAGAGCATCAGCACTCCCTGCACCTCAACTACTCCAAGACGTTCACCGACATCGTGGCGGGCGAGTTTGGTGAGCTCGCGTGCTACGGCCTCGGTGCCCAGCTATCCAGCAGGAGGAACGATGTCACAGCAATGGCGAACCCCCTCGACgcggagatggcggcgatgcAGGGGCGACACACCATAGCCATAGTGGCACCCACGGTGGGGCAAGGGCTTGCCGTGCGAACCACCGACGACAACGATCGAGAAGCGCACCAAGCTGACGTGCAAGCAAGCAGCGAGCCTATTCCTGCAGATCATAACACCCCTTCCACCACCGTACCTCCCACCGATGTCGCGAACTGGTCGGGAGACCTGAACTCGGATTTCAGTAATGACGAGGACTACTGGTCACGTCCTGGCAGTgacacctccgcctccgagCATTTCTGA